The following is a genomic window from Rhodobium gokarnense.
AGACCACATCGGCGAGCTTGCGGACCCCCTCCTCGCCATAGAGCGTGTAAATGCCGTAGAGCTGCGCATAGGCGGAGCTGGAATTGGCGGGATCGGCCATCGTGACCTTGCCCTTCCAGCTTTCGTTCATGATGTCTTGCCAGGTCTCAGGGGCCGCGCCTTCGAGCACATCCTCGTTGATCATCAGAACCATCACGTGGGTGTTGGTGCCGGTCCACAGATCGTCCTTGGCCTGCAGCGCCGGCAGCAGATTGTCGACCTGCGGACTGTCGTACTTTTCGAACAGGTCGGAGAATTCGGCGAGCGTCGAAAACCCGCTGCTCCAGAACAGATCCGCCACGTTGTTGGCTTTCTCCGCCTCGATGCGCCGCAACAGCGTGCCGGAGCTGCCGGCGATGACGTTGATCGTGATGTCAGGCGCCTCCTCGCGAACCTTGTCGAGGACCATCGCCACGGAGTCCTCGCTGTTGGAGGTGTAGAGGTTGACCTCACCGGCCGTTGCTGCGGCGGTGCCCGCAAGGGCGATGGCTGTCGCGACAACCAGGTGCTGCAGTGCCTTTCTCATGTCATTCTCCTTGTGGTCAGGATGAAAACAGTCTCACCTTCATCACCCGGATTCCGAGGAAGACAGGGACCAGGATGATGATCATGTCGATGACGCCGAAGGCCGAAGCCCGGGCCATCAAGTCGCTGTTGATGAGGCGGAAAATCTGAATCGGCAGCGTCTCCTGCCCGGCCTGGTAGATGACGACGCTGGCACTCAGCTCGGCGACCGTCGTCACCCAGGTCAGGATGGCGGCCGCCGCGATACCCGGCGCCATCAAGGGCAGGACGACATTGAAGAAGGTGCGGACGGGCGGCACGCCGAGACTGACCGAGGCCTCCTCCAGCGAACCGGAGATGTTGTGCAGATTTGACGAGGCGTTGCGAACGCCGAAGGGCAGCCGCCGCAGCATCATCGCAAGCACCATGATGGCCGCCGTGCCCGTGAGGACGAGCGGTCCCGAATTGAACCCCTGTGCCAGCGCAATGCCGAGCACCGTGCCGGAGATGGTGAGCGGCAGCAGCAAGAGGTAATCGAGCGTGGAACTCAGTGCGTTCCGCTTCTTGACGAGCAGATAGGAGACCAGCGTCGCAAAGCTCACGCCGAGCAGCGTGGCCAGGGAGGCAAACCGGAGCGAATTGAAGACGACGTTCAGGTTGAAGTCGAAAATGCGGACATAATTGTCGAGCGTGAACTGGCCCCAATACATCACCGGGCCGCGCGAGACGGTGACCGATCCGACCAGCACCACGAAGGCGGGGAGCAGCGAGAGCACGATGACGAGCCCCGCAAAGCCACCGGCAATCCGCGCCTTCCAGCCGGCGAGCCTCGCCCGCAGGGGCGTGCGTCCGGCCACCATCTGGTAATCGCGCCGGCTGATGTACCAGCGCTGAACCGACAGGACCGAGACGACCAGCAGGATCGAAACCGTTGCCAGCGTCGACTGCATCGTCGGGTTGCCGCCCAGCTCGCTGATGAAGCTTCTGTAGGTGAGGACCGAAAGCAGCGGGACGCGCTGGCCAAGGGCGATGGAAATCGCGAAATTGCCGACCACCAGCGTGAAGACGACCAGTCCCGCCGACAGGACGGCCGGGACGATCGTCGGGAGGACCACCTTGATATGGGTCCTCAACGGCGCCGTTCCGAGGCTCTGGCCCGCTTCTTCAAGACTGTGGTCGAAGCCGCGCAACGCGGCGAGAGCGGCAAGGAAGATATGGACGTAGTAGGTAAGGGTCATCACGTAGATGAGCCCGAACCAGCCGTAAAAGCGCGGAAACGGCAGCCCCAGTTCGTGGAGCAGATTCGTAACGAGGCCGTTGTTGCCGAAGACCATGATCCAGGACTGCGCCGAGATCAGTTCCGGTATGATGAGGACCGACAGCGGCAACAGGAAAACGACGTTCGAAAACGGGATTTCAAACCGCGCCACGATGAACGCAAGAAAAACACCGACCACGGTGCAGCTTGCGGTGACGGAGAGCCCCAGGACGATCGAATTGAAGAAGGCTTCGAGGTACCGGCCCTGGGTCAGGAAGATTGCAAAGCCCTCCAGGGAAAACGTGCCGTTTTCCCCCAGGAAACTGCGCAACAGGACACCGAGGATCGGATAGGCGATGAAGAGCAGCAGAAATGCCAGGGCAACGCCGCTCAGAAGCCCCCACGGGAGAAAGCGGTTCATCGCGAGGCCTCGGGGACGAACAGGCAGTTGCCGTTGAACGAGATGATCACCTCATCCCCCCGCGCCAGCGGAGCGACGGCCAACTCGCCGAACGTTTCGACATTGACGTCCCCGCCGCCGTCGAGGGTGACGGCATAGCTCGTGCGGTAGCCCTGGAACTGCAGCGACTTGATGCGGCCGGCGAGTTCCCCTTCTCCCGGCGCGCCGGAAGCGCCGCGTATGCCGAGGTTCTCGGGACGGGCCACGGCGAGGTATCGGCCGTCTTCCGCGTCGGACATCTTGCGGCCAGAAACGAGCGTTCCGTTGACATCGAACCGGTCCGGCCCGCCGCTGCCGTTGCCGACCGGGCGCGCCGGAAGCAGATTTGAGGACCCGACGAAACCGGCGACATAGGCCGTCTGGGGATTGCGGTAGACATCGTCGGGCGCCCCGCACTGGTCGATGCGGCCGTTCTTCATCACCGCGACCTGGTCGGACATGGCCAAGGCCTCTTCCTGATCGTGGGTGACGAAAATCGTGGTGGTGCGGGTCTCGATCTGCAGCGACCGGATGACATCGCGCATCTGCACACGGAGCGCGGCATCGAGATTGGACAGCGGCTCATCCATCAGGAGAACGCGCGGACCGATCACCAGTGCGCGGGCAAGGGCAACGCGTTGGCGCTGGCCGCCGCTCAACGCCGTGGGAGACCGGTCGCCAAGGGACCCGAGCCCGACCCGTTCGAGATATTCGCCGACCTTGCGCTTGATTTCCTCCCTCGGCCTGCCGCGTGCGCGCAGTCCGTAGGCAACGTTCTCAAACACGGTCTTGTCCGGGAAAAGCGCGTAGTCCTGAAAGACCATGCCGATTTCGCGCCGGTGCGGAGCAACATCGGTGACGTCTTCGGAGGCGAAATGCACAGAGCCGGCCGTCGGCCTGACGAAGCCCGCGACCACGCGCAGCAATGTCGTCTTTCCGCAGCCGCTCGGCCCGAGAAGCGTGAAGAAGGCGCCATTGGGTATCTGACGGCTGATCCCCTTCAGGACTTCCACGTCGCCGTAGGATTTCCTGATGCCGTCCAGTCTTAGTTCCGTCACGCCCGGTCAGCTCCCAAAACTCGGAATGCCCTCCAGCCGGGCTTTCGGAGCGAAACTAAGCAAGGGAGCTACGGAAAAGAAAGCATTAGAAATTTACCATTCTGTCAGAATTTCTTACATAGTGCAGGATATTCAGCGCAAAACCAGCAACGATATGCGCTCAACATTAAGCTTTTGTGACAGATGGCGTTGCCAACATGCGCTCGGCCACAGCATCGCCGGCAGCGGCATGCGGTGATTTCTGTCAAGGACGACAGTCAGACGAGACAGCAACGGGCCGCGATATGCGGCGCGATGCCGGGCGCTCGGCTATGGAGCTACCACGCGACATCCATGCCGTCCGGCGTGCCGTTCGGCACACGCTGAATCAGCCAGTTGATCAGGCCTTCGATATTGCGCAGGCTTCTGTTCTGCTTGTCATAGAGCCCGAAGAAACCCGATCCGACGACAGCGATGTCCGGACAGAGATTGACCAGTCTGTCCTCTGCCAGTTCCTGCTCGACGAATGCGCGGGGCGTCAGACATATCCCGGCCCCGTTTTTCGCTGCAGCGATCGCGAGAAAGATATGGTCGAAGACCTGGCCCTGGAGCGTGTGGCTGGACTCGATACCGGCCTTTCGAAACCAGGTGGGCCACGCCGAAATCCGGCTTCTGATGTGGAGCAGATCGTAGTTCAGCAGGTCCGACGCTTGCGACGGACGATGGTCCCGCAACAGCTTGGGAGAAGCGACCGCGATCGTTTCATCCTCAAGAAGCCGCACGCAGACCATCCCGCTTTGTTTCATCGGATAACGCCGGATGATGAGGTCGTTGTTTTCCGCCTCATTGGGCAGGTCGTCGGTCATCGACGTTTCCATGCGCACTTCGATCGTGGGGTATACGCGCTGGAATTCGGCGATCCTCGGGATCAGCCACTGCGTGGCAAAGGTCGGCGTGGCATTCACCCGCACCCGTTTGATGGCACTGGAGCTTGAAAGATTTTCTGACGCAACGGCGATGAGGTCGAGGCTCTGCTTGATGTCCTGAAGATAGTTTCGGGCTTTGGGCAGCAGCTCCAGCCCGTTGCCTTTTTTCTTGAAGAGCTTCTGGTTGAAATAGTGCTCCAGCGCCTTGATTTGCTGGCTAACCGCACTGTGGCTCACATTGAGCTCCGCCGCCGCCATGGTGACACTCTCGTGCCGGGCCGCGGCCTCAAAAGCCTGCAACGCCTTCAACGGGGGCAAACGCCTCATCGCGTGACCGTCTATTTCTCTAACGGACCCACCTTATATGTGCCTGAGGTTCCCCACAACGGCGATAGACCTTTCGTGCCGGCGAAAACGCTCGATCCGAACGCGACCTTCGCCGCGGGGCAAGGCAGCCGATACCCGCGTGGTCCGCAGCCACCGTCCTTTCGGCGGCTGCAGACCTGCGGGCAACGTCATGCCGCGTTCCTGGCGTTCAAGACGCTGACGGCGTGGCGGGCGATCATGAATTCCTCGTTGGTGCCGATGATATAGACGGGCAGCGATCCGGGGGCGGCGATCGACGCCTCGCCGCGGTCGTTGGCGGCCTCGTCGAGGGTGATGCCGAGGAAGCCGAGATAGCTGCAGATGCGGCTGCGCACCGGGGCGGAATGCTCGCCGATGCCGGCCGTGAAGACGAGTGCGTCAAGGCCTGCGAGCGCAGAGCTGAGGGCGCCGATCTCCTTGGCGACGTGATAGCAGAAGAGATCGACCGCCTCCCTCGCCTCCGGCCTGTCGCTTTCCAGAAGAACGCGCATGTCGTTGGAGATGCCGGAGACGCCGAGGAGCCCGCATTCGTGGTAGAGCAGATGCTCCAGCGCATCGGCATCCATGCCCATCTGGCGCATCAGATAGAGCAGGATGCCGGCATCGATGCTGCCGGAGCGGGTGCCCATGGGCACGCCCTCCAGGGCCGAGAAGCCCATCGTGGTATCGATGCTGCGCCCGTCCTTCAGGGCGCACAGGCTGGACCCGTTGCCGAGATGGGCAACGACCACCCTGCCCTTCGCCACCTCCGGCAGCGTTTCGCCGAGGTGCCGGGCAATGAACTCGTAGGACAGGCCGTGAAAGCCGTAGCGCATCAGGCCGCGTTCGCTGAGGACCCGCGGCAGGCCATAGGTCCTGGCCACGGCCGGCTCGGAGTGGTGGAAGGCGGTATCGAAACAGGCGATCTGCGGCAGGTCGCCGAAACTCTCGGCCAGCACACGGATGGCCGAGACGTTCTGGGGCTGGTGCAAGGGCGCGAGGGGGACCAGCGCTTCCAGTTCGTCGAGCACGCGGTCGGTGACCCGCACCGGATGGTGGAAGCCGGCACCGCCATGGACGACCCGGTGGCCGGCCGCCAGCAGCGGCAGGTCGGGCAGGCGGGCGCGGATCCAGGCGATGAGGTCGTGCAGGAGCGGCGCGACGCCGCCGGTGTCGCGGTCCGCCCAGGATTCGCGGGCAAGCGAGACGCCGGCCGTGTCCTTGACGGAGAATTCCGCATTGGTGCCGATCCCCGTGAGCTGGCCGGAGAACAGGGTGACGATGTCGTCCCCTTCCCCGCCGATCCGGAAAACGGTGAACTTGATGCTGGACGAGCCGCTGTTGAGGACGAGCAGCGCGCCGTCGCGCGACGAGTTGGAAGGCATTGGCGGCGTCCTCATGCGTTCGCCCCGGCGCGGTTGGCCAGGAGCACGGCCAGCGCACAGGAAGACAGCCGCGACTGCAGGCTGTCGGCCCGGCTCGTCAGGATCACCGGCATGGAGGTGCCGAGGATGATGCCCGCAACTTCGCCGTTGGCGAGGAAGGAAAGCTGCTTGACCAGCATGTTGCCGGACGCAAGGTCGGGCACGAGGAGGATGTCCGGCTGGCCCGCGACCTGCGAGGCGATCCCCTTTGTCCGGGCGGCCTCTGCGGAGATGGCGTTGTCGAAGGCGAGCGGGCCATCGATGATGCCGCCGCGGATCTGGCCGCGATCGGCCATCTTGCAGAGGGCCGCGGCATCGATCGTGGAAGCGATCTTCGGATTGACGGTCTCGACGGCCGACAGGACGGCGACGCGGGGCTGCTCGATGCCCAATGCGCACGCCAGATCGATGGCGTTCTGGGCGATATGGGCCTTGTCTTCCAAGGTCGGGGTGATGTTGACCACACCGTCGGTGATCAACAGCGGTTTCGGATAGGTCGCAACCCGCATCACGAAGACATGGCTGACGCGCTTGGACGTGCGCAGGCCGCCTTCCCGCTTCAGGACGGCACCCATCAGCTCGTCGGTGTGCAGGGCGCCCTTCATCACGGCGCCGACCTCGCCGTTGGCGGCAAGCTCGATGCCTTTGGCGGCGGCGGCGCGCGTCGTGCCGGCATCGACGATGCGCAGGGCCGAAATGTCGATGCCCAACTGCCCGGCGACGGACTCGATGGCCGCGCGCGGGCCGACGAGTACGGGTTCGATCAGGCCCTCGCGGGCGCCGTCGGTGGCGCTGCGCAAGGAGGTTTCATCGCACGGATGGATGACGGCCGTGGGCAGTGGGGGCATGCCGGCGCACAGCGCCTTCAGGTCGTCGAACTGGCGGCCGGCATCGGATTGCTCGAGGCGATCGCCGGCCGATAGGGAGGCGTGAACGGTCATTTTTTGTCCCTGGGGTGAAAGTCGAAAACGGTCGCCTCCCGCCCGGGGGGTGCGGGCGGGAGGCAGGTCCTTTGCCGGATCTGGCTCGCCAGATCTCACTGGGAGGAGGCGATCCGGCCGAGGATCGGGAGGCTAAGTCAGATGCGGGCGATCAATCGCGTTCCACGCACAGGGCCATGCCCATGCCGCCGCCGATGCACAGGGTCGCAAGGCCCTTCTTGGCACCGCGGTCCTGCATCGCGTAGAGCAAGGTCACCAGGATGCGGGCACCGGAGGCGCCGATCGGGTGGCCGAGCGCAATCGCGCCGCCATTGACGTTGACCTTGTCCGGATCGAAGCCGAGCTCCCGGTTGACGGCGATCGCCTGGGCGGCGAAGGCCTCGTTGGCCTCGATGAGATCGAGGTCGCCGACCGACCAGCCGGCATTGGCGAGCGCCTTTTTCGAGGCCGCGATCGGGCCGGTCCCCATGACCGACGGATCGACGCCGGCCGTCGCCCAGGAGACGATGCGCGCGAGCGGGGCAATGCCGCGCTTGCGCGCCTCGTCGCCGCTCATCAGCACCACGGCGGCGGCGCCGTCATTGATGCCCGACGCGTTGCCGGCAGTGACGGTGCCGTCCTTCTTGAAGGCCGGCCGCAGCTTGGCGAGCCCGTCCACCGTCGTCGACGGCTTCGGATGCTCGTCCGTGTCGACGACGATGTCGCCCTTGCGGTCCTTGACGGTCACCGGAACGATTTCGGCGGCGAAGCGGCCGGCTTCCTGGGCGGCGCCGGCCTTTTGCTGCGAGGCGACCGCGAAGGCGTCCTGCTCCTCGCGGGTCAGGCCGTATTGCGCGGCCACGTTCTCGGCGGTGACGCCCATATGGTAGTCGTTGAAGGCATCCCACAGACCATCCATGATCATGGTGTCGACCATTTCGGCCGAGCCCATCTTGACGCCGGTGCGCAGGCGCGCGGCATGGGGCGCCTGGCTCATGCTCTCCTGGCCGCCGGCGACGATGATTTTGGCGTCCTCGTTCTGGAGCGCGCGGTAGCCCATGGCGACGGCGCGCAGGCCCGAGCCGCAGAGCTGGTTGACGATATAGGCGGTCGACTCGACCGGCAGGCCGGCGCCGAGGGCAGCCTGGCGGGCGGGGTTCTGGCCGGTGGCGGCGGTGAGGATCTGGCCGAGGATGACCTCGTCGACCT
Proteins encoded in this region:
- a CDS encoding extracellular solute-binding protein; amino-acid sequence: MRKALQHLVVATAIALAGTAAATAGEVNLYTSNSEDSVAMVLDKVREEAPDITINVIAGSSGTLLRRIEAEKANNVADLFWSSGFSTLAEFSDLFEKYDSPQVDNLLPALQAKDDLWTGTNTHVMVLMINEDVLEGAAPETWQDIMNESWKGKVTMADPANSSSAYAQLYGIYTLYGEEGVRKLADVVSLQGSTSGAYRSVAQGEFAVGMTMEYAAQRYVAGGQNEIRLVYPSDGTFLSPEGLTLIKNAPHPDDARRVYDLLLSKDLQAGLVGLTFRRPSRADLDEALQSSGLPLMNDIRIIDIDQGKAAAERDMLLDLWTKARG
- a CDS encoding ABC transporter permease; translation: MNRFLPWGLLSGVALAFLLLFIAYPILGVLLRSFLGENGTFSLEGFAIFLTQGRYLEAFFNSIVLGLSVTASCTVVGVFLAFIVARFEIPFSNVVFLLPLSVLIIPELISAQSWIMVFGNNGLVTNLLHELGLPFPRFYGWFGLIYVMTLTYYVHIFLAALAALRGFDHSLEEAGQSLGTAPLRTHIKVVLPTIVPAVLSAGLVVFTLVVGNFAISIALGQRVPLLSVLTYRSFISELGGNPTMQSTLATVSILLVVSVLSVQRWYISRRDYQMVAGRTPLRARLAGWKARIAGGFAGLVIVLSLLPAFVVLVGSVTVSRGPVMYWGQFTLDNYVRIFDFNLNVVFNSLRFASLATLLGVSFATLVSYLLVKKRNALSSTLDYLLLLPLTISGTVLGIALAQGFNSGPLVLTGTAAIMVLAMMLRRLPFGVRNASSNLHNISGSLEEASVSLGVPPVRTFFNVVLPLMAPGIAAAAILTWVTTVAELSASVVIYQAGQETLPIQIFRLINSDLMARASAFGVIDMIIILVPVFLGIRVMKVRLFSS
- a CDS encoding ABC transporter ATP-binding protein, yielding MTELRLDGIRKSYGDVEVLKGISRQIPNGAFFTLLGPSGCGKTTLLRVVAGFVRPTAGSVHFASEDVTDVAPHRREIGMVFQDYALFPDKTVFENVAYGLRARGRPREEIKRKVGEYLERVGLGSLGDRSPTALSGGQRQRVALARALVIGPRVLLMDEPLSNLDAALRVQMRDVIRSLQIETRTTTIFVTHDQEEALAMSDQVAVMKNGRIDQCGAPDDVYRNPQTAYVAGFVGSSNLLPARPVGNGSGGPDRFDVNGTLVSGRKMSDAEDGRYLAVARPENLGIRGASGAPGEGELAGRIKSLQFQGYRTSYAVTLDGGGDVNVETFGELAVAPLARGDEVIISFNGNCLFVPEASR
- a CDS encoding LysR substrate-binding domain-containing protein, whose product is MKALQAFEAAARHESVTMAAAELNVSHSAVSQQIKALEHYFNQKLFKKKGNGLELLPKARNYLQDIKQSLDLIAVASENLSSSSAIKRVRVNATPTFATQWLIPRIAEFQRVYPTIEVRMETSMTDDLPNEAENNDLIIRRYPMKQSGMVCVRLLEDETIAVASPKLLRDHRPSQASDLLNYDLLHIRSRISAWPTWFRKAGIESSHTLQGQVFDHIFLAIAAAKNGAGICLTPRAFVEQELAEDRLVNLCPDIAVVGSGFFGLYDKQNRSLRNIEGLINWLIQRVPNGTPDGMDVAW
- a CDS encoding acetate/propionate family kinase — encoded protein: MPSNSSRDGALLVLNSGSSSIKFTVFRIGGEGDDIVTLFSGQLTGIGTNAEFSVKDTAGVSLARESWADRDTGGVAPLLHDLIAWIRARLPDLPLLAAGHRVVHGGAGFHHPVRVTDRVLDELEALVPLAPLHQPQNVSAIRVLAESFGDLPQIACFDTAFHHSEPAVARTYGLPRVLSERGLMRYGFHGLSYEFIARHLGETLPEVAKGRVVVAHLGNGSSLCALKDGRSIDTTMGFSALEGVPMGTRSGSIDAGILLYLMRQMGMDADALEHLLYHECGLLGVSGISNDMRVLLESDRPEAREAVDLFCYHVAKEIGALSSALAGLDALVFTAGIGEHSAPVRSRICSYLGFLGITLDEAANDRGEASIAAPGSLPVYIIGTNEEFMIARHAVSVLNARNAA
- a CDS encoding bifunctional enoyl-CoA hydratase/phosphate acetyltransferase, producing MTVHASLSAGDRLEQSDAGRQFDDLKALCAGMPPLPTAVIHPCDETSLRSATDGAREGLIEPVLVGPRAAIESVAGQLGIDISALRIVDAGTTRAAAAKGIELAANGEVGAVMKGALHTDELMGAVLKREGGLRTSKRVSHVFVMRVATYPKPLLITDGVVNITPTLEDKAHIAQNAIDLACALGIEQPRVAVLSAVETVNPKIASTIDAAALCKMADRGQIRGGIIDGPLAFDNAISAEAARTKGIASQVAGQPDILLVPDLASGNMLVKQLSFLANGEVAGIILGTSMPVILTSRADSLQSRLSSCALAVLLANRAGANA
- a CDS encoding acetyl-CoA C-acetyltransferase, which produces MIDEIVIAGAARTAVGTFNGALSKLPAHQLGTVAIAEALARAKVKPEEVDEVILGQILTAATGQNPARQAALGAGLPVESTAYIVNQLCGSGLRAVAMGYRALQNEDAKIIVAGGQESMSQAPHAARLRTGVKMGSAEMVDTMIMDGLWDAFNDYHMGVTAENVAAQYGLTREEQDAFAVASQQKAGAAQEAGRFAAEIVPVTVKDRKGDIVVDTDEHPKPSTTVDGLAKLRPAFKKDGTVTAGNASGINDGAAAVVLMSGDEARKRGIAPLARIVSWATAGVDPSVMGTGPIAASKKALANAGWSVGDLDLIEANEAFAAQAIAVNRELGFDPDKVNVNGGAIALGHPIGASGARILVTLLYAMQDRGAKKGLATLCIGGGMGMALCVERD